From the Lathyrus oleraceus cultivar Zhongwan6 chromosome 4, CAAS_Psat_ZW6_1.0, whole genome shotgun sequence genome, one window contains:
- the LOC127135673 gene encoding probable protein phosphatase 2C 33 produces MGSCLSGASSAHSPHNDSSTSSSRNYSRDSSAEMRLHRVPGRVFLNGSSPFASLFCRQGAKGVNQDAMLLWETFGAMEDTVFCGVFDGHGPHGHVVAKKVRDCFPLKIMEEWISRRRDDDNDGKTNNNNKDDILKMMRELFLMASKFVDKELKLHYAMESYGSGTTAVTLIKKGQELVIANVGDSRAVLATLDSNGSLKAHQLTTDLKPNLPRELERIRICKGRVFALNSESDVARLWLPKVDSPGLAMSRAFGDFCLKNFGLISVPEVAYHRLNNEDQFVVLATDGIWDVLSNKEVVNIVASTPRASAAKQLVESAVQAWKTKLSTSKLDDCSAVCLFFHSNTNVVGEKGTKESRGKSKQKHQ; encoded by the exons ATGGGATCGTGTCTCTCAGGAGCTTCTTCAGCTCATTCTCCTCATAATGATTCTTCTACTTCTTCATCTCGTAACTATTCTCGTGATTCGAGTGCGGAAATGCGGTTGCATAGAGTTCCTGGAAGAGTTTTCTTGAATGGTTCATCTCCTTTTGCATCGTTGTTTTGTAGACAAGGTGCAAAGGGTGTAAATCAGGATGCAATGCTTCTTTGGGAG ACGTTTGGTGCTATGGAGGATACTGTATTTTGCGGCGTGTTTGATGGACATGGACCACACGGACACGTGGTTGCGAAGAAAGTTAGAGATTGTTTTCCTTTAAAGATAATGGAGGAATGGATTTCGCGTCGCCGTGACGATGATAATGATGGTAAAACTAATAACAATAACAAGGATGATATTTTGAAGATGATGAGAGAATTGTTTTTGATGGCGTCTAAGTTTGTGGACAAAGAACTCAAACTTCATTATGCCATGGAATCTTATGGAAGTGGGACTACAGCTGTTACGTTGATCAAGAAG GGCCAAGAACTAGTAATTGCAAATGTTGGAGACTCTAGAGCTGTTTTAGCAACCCTAGATTCAAATGGTTCTCTTAAAGCACATCAGTTAACAACCGATCTCAAGCCAAATCTTCCGA GGGAATTAGAAAGAATAAGAATTTGCAAAGGAAGGGTTTTCGCTCTCAACTCTGAATCAGATGTTGCTAGACTTTGGCTACCGAAAGTCGATTCCCCCGGCCTTGCCATGTCTCGTGCTTTCGGCGACTTTTGCCTCAAGAACTTTGGACTCATATCTGTCCCTGAAGTTGCCTATCATCGCCTCAATAACGAAGACCAGTTTGTTGTCTTGGCCACAGATGGAATTTGGGATGTTTTGTCTAACAAAGAAGTTGTCAACATTGTGGCATCTACTCCACGAGCTTCTGCGGCTAAACAACTTGTTGAATCGGCTGTTCAAGCATGGAAGACCAAGCTTTCAACTTCTAAGCTTGATGATTGTTCTGCAGTTTGTCTCTTCTTTCATTCAAACACCAACGTTGTGGGAGAGAAAGGGACAAAAGAATCACGTGGAAAATCTAAACAAAAGCATCAATAG